In a genomic window of Vigna angularis cultivar LongXiaoDou No.4 chromosome 6, ASM1680809v1, whole genome shotgun sequence:
- the LOC108341205 gene encoding uncharacterized protein LOC108341205 isoform X1, with translation MKSFDSVTGLVLPEPKNRLFLWSVLIVVSLISGAYFVGNAFFANEYKQRLARWGLIHTIPDSKSNACKRECWPLGSEALPEGIIARTSNLEMRPLWDSGKDHTILKRPLNLLAMAVGLKQKEIVNNIVEKFLSSDFVVMLFHYDGFVDGWKSLAWSNHVIHLSAINQTKWWFAKRFLHPDIIAEYNYIFLWDEDLLVDNFDPKRYLSIVKEEGLEISQPALDPTKSEVHHPLTVHKAGSKLHRRYYKLKGSGRCDDSSIAPPCIGWVEMMAPVFSKKSWQCVWHLIQNDLIHAWGLDRQLGYCAQGDRMKNVGVVDSEYIVHLGLPTLGGPNGNEASSDSPGGNARANVRMQSYIEMQVFGKRWGDAAKKDKCWIDPYQQQANLTNH, from the exons ATGAAGTCTTTCGATTCTGTCACT GGTCTTGTCTTGCCAGAACCCAAGAATAGGTTGTTCCTCTGGAGTGTCCTCATCGTGGTTTCTTTGATTTCTGGTGCTTATTTCGTTGGAAATGCTTTTTTTGCAAATGAATACAAACAG AGATTAGCACGATGGGGACTAATTCATACAATACCAGATTCAAAATCAAATGCTTGCAAG AGAGAATGCTGGCCTTTGGGAAGTGAGGCATTACCTGAAGGAATTATTGCCAGAACATCTAACTTGGAAATGCGGCCCTTATGGGACTCTGGTAAAGATCAT ACAATTTTAAAGCGCCCATTGAATCTGTTGGCTATGGCAGTAGGACTTAAGCAGAAAGAAATTGTCAACAATATTGTTGAAAAG TTCTTGTCAAGTGATTTTGTTGTGATGCTTTTTCACTATGATGGTTTTGTGGATGGATGGAAGAGTTTAGCTTGGAGTAACCATGTCATACATCTATCTGCtataaatcaaacaaaatg GTGGTTTGCGAAACGGTTTTTGCATCCAGACATAATTGCCGAATACAACTACATATTTCTTTGGGATGAGGACCTTCTTGTTGATAATTTTGATCCAAAAAG GTATTTATCTATTGTTAAAGAAGAGGGTCTTGAGATATCTCAGCCGGCTCTGGATCCTACCAAATCTGAGGTACATCATCCACTGACAGTCCATAAAGCCGGATCGAAACTGCACAG AAGGTATTATAAACTAAAAGGCAGTGGAAGGTGTGATGATAGTAGCATTGCTCCTCCTTGCATTGG TTGGGTGGAAATGATGGCACCGGTATTTTCTAAGAAGTCTTGGCAATGTGTATGGCATTTAATCCAG AATGACTTAATCCATGCCTGGGGCCTGGATAGGCAGCTTGGCTATTGTGCACAG GGTGATCGAATGAAAAATGTTGGTGTTGTTGATTCTGAGTACATAGTTCATCTGGGCCTGCCTACTCTTGGTGGCCCAAATGGCAATGAG GCATCGTCAGACTCCCCTGGAGGTAATGCTAGAGCCAAT GTTAGGATGCAATCATACATTGAAATGCAGGTTTTCGGTAAAAGATGGGGAGATGCAGCAAAGAAAGACAAATGTTGGATTGATCCATATCAACAACAGGCAAACCTGACAAACCATTAA
- the LOC108341205 gene encoding uncharacterized protein LOC108341205 isoform X2, translated as MRPLWDSGKDHTILKRPLNLLAMAVGLKQKEIVNNIVEKFLSSDFVVMLFHYDGFVDGWKSLAWSNHVIHLSAINQTKWWFAKRFLHPDIIAEYNYIFLWDEDLLVDNFDPKRYLSIVKEEGLEISQPALDPTKSEVHHPLTVHKAGSKLHRRYYKLKGSGRCDDSSIAPPCIGWVEMMAPVFSKKSWQCVWHLIQNDLIHAWGLDRQLGYCAQGDRMKNVGVVDSEYIVHLGLPTLGGPNGNEASSDSPGGNARANVRMQSYIEMQVFGKRWGDAAKKDKCWIDPYQQQANLTNH; from the exons ATGCGGCCCTTATGGGACTCTGGTAAAGATCAT ACAATTTTAAAGCGCCCATTGAATCTGTTGGCTATGGCAGTAGGACTTAAGCAGAAAGAAATTGTCAACAATATTGTTGAAAAG TTCTTGTCAAGTGATTTTGTTGTGATGCTTTTTCACTATGATGGTTTTGTGGATGGATGGAAGAGTTTAGCTTGGAGTAACCATGTCATACATCTATCTGCtataaatcaaacaaaatg GTGGTTTGCGAAACGGTTTTTGCATCCAGACATAATTGCCGAATACAACTACATATTTCTTTGGGATGAGGACCTTCTTGTTGATAATTTTGATCCAAAAAG GTATTTATCTATTGTTAAAGAAGAGGGTCTTGAGATATCTCAGCCGGCTCTGGATCCTACCAAATCTGAGGTACATCATCCACTGACAGTCCATAAAGCCGGATCGAAACTGCACAG AAGGTATTATAAACTAAAAGGCAGTGGAAGGTGTGATGATAGTAGCATTGCTCCTCCTTGCATTGG TTGGGTGGAAATGATGGCACCGGTATTTTCTAAGAAGTCTTGGCAATGTGTATGGCATTTAATCCAG AATGACTTAATCCATGCCTGGGGCCTGGATAGGCAGCTTGGCTATTGTGCACAG GGTGATCGAATGAAAAATGTTGGTGTTGTTGATTCTGAGTACATAGTTCATCTGGGCCTGCCTACTCTTGGTGGCCCAAATGGCAATGAG GCATCGTCAGACTCCCCTGGAGGTAATGCTAGAGCCAAT GTTAGGATGCAATCATACATTGAAATGCAGGTTTTCGGTAAAAGATGGGGAGATGCAGCAAAGAAAGACAAATGTTGGATTGATCCATATCAACAACAGGCAAACCTGACAAACCATTAA